One Chaetodon trifascialis isolate fChaTrf1 chromosome 21, fChaTrf1.hap1, whole genome shotgun sequence genomic window carries:
- the arhgap17a gene encoding rho GTPase-activating protein 17a, with protein MKKQFNRMKQLANQTVGRAEKTEVLSDDLLQIERRMELVRVVSHNTHKRMVSCLQGHIGADAEKRHKKLPLTSLSQAMVEGGNQLGEDSLIGKMMEVCGEAENRLASELMQHELQIEKDVLDPLSQLAEVDIPNILKQRKQLAKLVLDYDSARARWLQATKSIISGTNTQALTAKADLLKEEMDESMNKVELCKDQLAADMYSFFSKEGDYARYFVTLLEAQADYHRKSLTVLENVLPTIQAQQDSWMEKPAFGTGLDEHLKRSGREIALPIEACVMMLLETGMKEEGLFRIAAGASKLKKLKAALDCSTSQLEEFYSDPHAVAGALKSYLRELPEPLMTYQLYDEWIQASSVSDPDKRLQALWVVCDKLPKNNKTNLRYLVKFLAKLAQDSEVNKMTPSNIAIVLGPNLLWAKTEGSLAEMAAATSVHVMAIVEPIIQHADWFFPEDVEFNVSGMFAMPTPASNHNNHLDYDCGTMERKRPVSMVGPENDTARKDNTPNKHSDHTLRRGSNTLGRKQHTSPAFQPPLPPVEAPGQGHGAGQPQPQPQAPPGGSGLDASQHSLAQGLAALAAAQQLLAQHTEELSNQKLRDSTPAQTPLLQRNGSGGGGQAAGQLGTGTSGAGSMGPSPHMMRRGTKKQAPAPPKPTNPPPSQPCNSVNHASSSGSSQSLSPTPKPLASHSPTSPTSPTAQPCATPRRHSSNQPPIQAPSHPPPEPPTQASPPTQPASHGQPGGDQRSADPSPPGTPTPPDTPPPSTTNQDAVAPPSPSPYQSGSLPRPRPVPKPRNRPSIPPPPQPTTPASDTNGICATAYKMMDPAMSFKGLSRALVPELAVDQQPATASSSSLPLPKDCDLDTESTVL; from the exons AGCGGAGAAAACAGAAGTCCTCAGCGATGACCTCCTGCAG ATTGAACGGCGCATGGAGTTGGTGCGTGTGGTgtcccacaacacacacaagaggATGGTGTCCTGTCTACAGGGACACATTGGTGCAGACGCAGAGAAGAGACAT aaaaAACTTCCTCTGACTTCACTATCCCAGGCCATGGTGGAAGGCGGAAACCAGTTGGGAGAGGACTCCTTAATAGG GAAGATGATGGAAGTGTGCGGCGAGGCAGAGAACCGCCTGGCATCAGAACTGATGCAACATGAGCTGCAGATAGAGAAGGACGTTCTGGATCCCCTCAGCCAACTAGCAGAG GTGGACATTCCCAACATcctgaagcagaggaaacagctggccAAGTTGGTGCTGGACTATGATTCTGCCAGAGCGAG ATGGTTGCAGGCAACCAAGTCAATAATCTCAGGAACAAACACTCAAGCACTGACGGCCAAAGCTGACCTACTCAAGGAGGAGATGGACGAGTCCATGAACAAAGTGGAGCTTTGCAAG GATCAACTTGCTGCAGACATGTACAGTTTTTTCTCAAAAGAAGGGGACTATGCCCGCTACTTTGTAACA CTCTTAGAAGCTCAAGCTGATTACCATAGAAAGTCTCTCACTGTTCTGGAGAATGTCTTGCCAACCATCCAGGCACAGCAAG ACTCGTGGATGGAGAAGCCTGCGTTTGGCACCGGGCTGGATGAACACCTGAAAAGGAGTGGAAGGGAGATCGCACTGCCGATAGAGGCCTGTGTCATGATGCTTCTAGAGACCGGCATGAAGGAAGAG GGTCTATTCAGAATCGCAGCAGGGGCGTCCAAGCTAAAGAAGCTAAAGGCAGCGCTGGACTGTTCCACATCACAGCTGGAGGAGTTCTACTCTGACCCCCACGCTGTCGCTG GAGCGCTGAAGTCCTACCTGAGGGAGCTCCCTGAACCTCTCATGACTTACCAGCTTTATGATGAATGGATCCAGGCATCCAG CGTGTCGGACCCAGACAAGAGGCTCCAGGCACTCTGGGTTGTTTGTGATAAGCTACCAAAGAACAACAAAACCAACCTGAG GTATCTGGTGAAGTTTCTGGCCAAACTGGCTCAGGACAGCGAGGTGAACAAAATGACACCGAGCAACATCGCCATCGTCCTTGGACCCAACCTGCTGTGGGCCAAGACTGAAGG GAGTCTGGCTGAGATGGCTGCAGCTACCTCTGTGCATGTGATGGCCATCGTGGAGCCCATCATCCAGCATGCTGACTGGTTCTTTCCAGAGG ATGTAGAGTTCAATGTGTCCGGCATGTTTGCGATGCCCACGCCCGCATCCAACCACAACAATCACCTTGACTACGACTGTGGCAccatggagaggaagaggcctGTCAGTATGGTGGGACCAGAGAACGACACGGCCCGCAAAGACAA CACCCCTAACAAGCACTCGGACCACACCCTCCGTAGAGGCAGTAACACCTTAGGTAGAAAGCAGCACACTTCACCTGCCTTCCAGCCTCCTTTACCCCCTGTGGAGGCTCCAGGGCAGGGGCACGGGGCCGGGCAG ccccagccccagccgCAAGCTCCACCAGGGGGTTCAGGGCTTGATGCTTCCCAGCATAGTTTGGCACAGGGCCTGGCTGCTCTGGCAGCCGCTCAGCAGCTTCTAGCCCAGCACACGGAGGAGCTCAG CAACCAAAAGCTACGTGACTCCACCCCTGCCCAGacccctctgctgcagaggaacgGCTCTGGTGGAGGGGGCCAGGCTGCAGGGCAGCTGGGCACTGGGACGTCAGGGGCTGGATCCATGGGGCCCAGTCCGCATATGATGCGCAGAG GTACCAAGAAGCAAGCTCCCGCCCCTCCCAAACCAACAAACCCTCCACCCAGCCAGCCCTGTAATTCAGTGAACCACGCCTCCTCCTCAGGCTCATCCCAGTCCCTCAGCCCCACTCCCAAACCCCTGGCCAGCCACTCGCCCACCTCACCCACCTCTCCCACCGCGCAGCCATGCGCCACACCCAGACGCCACTCCAGTAACCAGCCCCCGATCCAGGCACCCAGCCATCCACCCCCAGAGCCTCCGACGCAGGCCAGCCCTCCGACGCAGCCGGCGTCGCACGGCCAGCCCGGCGGGGACCAGCGGAGCGCCGACCCCTCGCCTCCGGGCACCCCGACCCCTCCAgacacccctcctccctccacgaCCAACCAGGATGCGGTCGCTCCTCCGTCCCCATCTCCCTACCAGTCGGGCTCCCTCCCCCGGCCGCGGCCCGTCCCCAAACCGCGGAACAGACCCAGCATCCCGCCCCCACCCCAGCCCACCACGCCGGCCAGTGACACCAATGGGATCTGTGCCACTGCTTACAAGATGATGG